The nucleotide sequence GGTTATTCCCTTTCTAGTCAGCAAGTCTGTAATTGGAAAcgtccaaaaaaaataataataattcacgGTTAGGGACCTAACTTCAGCCCTCTCCTGGGAGTGGAAGCACTATTGAATTTTTCAGGGTCACCAGGTTTAATTTAACAGAATATCGCGTGTAGTGGTGTAAGAACTAAGGCAAACGCTTTCCGGATTGTTTGTtacgttgttttttttttttatacttgaaGCTTTGGAAACTTGCTGCATTTGTAACAGCTGCAGGCCTTTTGGTTTGAAAACACTGAACTTGAGGATATTGTGTCTTTACGTGAGCAGTCTTAAAGGTTGTTTGTTGTTACTTGTaacaaaacagacttttaaGCCATCTCCTTGTCCTCTGTTTGTGGCTGGTCACTTCTGGCTCTCTCCAAAAGGAGAACCCGGGGTGAACGTTGCGTTGCCCTTTAAGGGTTGTTTCCCCGAGAGCTCTGTGATGAGTGAGGGTTTCCCAATTAGCGTCTTTCTAATTTGACTCCAGATTAGAGATTTCCTTTAAAGGAAaggcttttctgtgttttctcgTGGAAGGCTGGTGTGCCCCTTCCTCCTCgcttggtttgttttcttgaaaagcaGTCGAGCTGGTgatttctttcccccccccacacttCTCTCCCTTGCGCCTGTGACACGAAATCCTGAAGTCTGATTTTTGAGTTCCAGCAGCGTTTCTCGAGCTGATTCCTCGTGCTGCGTGGGGACTGACTTTGCCCCGATGTTGTCACTTCATTTTCCAGTAACTGGCCAGACCTCTCTCCTCGGGGACGCGGAGCGGAGCGCGCAGTGCCCCTCCTGTAGGTTAAGAGGTTCCCGCGTCTCCCTCGGTCAGGTTGCTCCGAGTCTTCCAACCCACACGGTGCAGGGTCCCACGAGCAAAATGCGCCCCAAAATATTCTGCCTGATCTGAACTGAAAGCCtgtgggggggcacgggggggagaAGAGAGGCTTTAGGCCTTGCCTGAACTCCCTGGTGAAtgaaatttgtttaattttaggGTAAAAGCAGAAGATATTGTAACTCACTCTGAacattttcttggttttgtgattttccttttttgttttctacaacCGCTTTCCCCGTTGAAGCCTACTCTCTGCCATCACCACTGCCGGGAAGAGAAAACGAGTAAAGAACCTGCttttatatatacttatttttttaaaacgtTTATAAAACCTGTGCGAAGTGGTGAGTAGGAATAAATCGCCGACCTGTAGAAAACGCCTCCCTCCGTGTCTGCGACAGCGCTCGGCCCCGCGGGCGATTCCCCCAGCTCCTTGCTAACCCTCGCTCCGGCCCTCGTGTAAATAAGTACCCGAGGAATTGGGCTAAAACGTTGCTTTTTACCAGCCGCATGCTCCCTGGCTGCCTCTCCCCGGCGAGGCGTGTGCGTCAGCGCTGGATCCGCGTCCCGGGCTCCTGCCAAGCGGCGAACCCCGGGCGGTGGGAGCAGGGCACGCGTGTCCTCCCTCCTGGAAACTCGCTCTCGGAGCAAACCCCCGTGTGGCATTTGAGCGGAGGCCGGGCCCTGCGTCAGACTTTCCCTTCCCAACCCGCTCCCTCCCTTTCTAGCCTCTGCCTCCAGCCACAGCAAGCCCGCAGCGTTGCGGCTGCCCCGGTGAAAAAGGAAACGAGCGCGGGGCCGTCTGGATTTGAGGTCTGGTGGGGCCAGATAAAGCCCGCCAGAACAATGGGACCCTTGGCTCGGGCTCAGGGTAGAGCCCTCCGAGTACTCCTTATCTCCTGCCGAAGCCCTGGCCCTGGAGCTCGTGAAGTTGTGCTCGCCTTTAATCGCCCCCGTAGGCCTCGGCCGCCTTCCCTCCTTGCTCCCCGCTGCCTTTTCCCACCTCCGTGGGGATATTTTGGGCTGGGTCAGAGAGGGAGCCCTTTGGAGAGCAGCATCCCGCCCTTCCGTCAGCACAGAGCTCCCCTGCGGCTTCAGGCAAACCCCTCGAAACCCCTTTCCTgccccaaaaaaaagccccatTTGAGGCTGCCCCACGGCGAACAAACCCCGGAGCTCCGATCCTGCCCCGCAGCGGAGGGGGGGCGAAAAATAAACCGGGGACGAGATAAAAGCAAcggcaggggaagggaaaaaggtcTGGGGCTCCTGCTGGGCCGGCGgccaccccgcagccctcctgcagccccatccCGCTCCCCGAATTTCCCCTTCCCCGTTTTCGGCGGGGCGCAGGCGTGCGGGGCCGTGACTCAGCCCCGgtgcgcggggccggggaggcagCGCAGGAATAGTCACAGAGCAGCCGGAGGGAGTGGCTGCCGAAATACTTCAGGGCTGCGCTAAGCGACTAAAAATACACGTcaagccctcctcctcctcctcgctttttcctttttaaacgcgcttcttttttttttttttttttaatattttttttttctcttgttttcgATTGTTCCGAGcccccgggggcggcgcggTCCCAACGGGGACccagttttgtgtatttttttttttagggccGGCGGGTTCTCGGTGTCCCGGCTCGGTTCCTCGCGCCGTCCCCGCGGGGGTGACTCAGGGGTGGCTTCCCCGGGGCAGATCCCGGCACCCcgagcccccggtgcccccgttTTGGGGCTCAGCCCCATGGGGCGAGAGGGGCAGGGGCACCCCCCGTGGGTGGCCGTCCCCGATGCGTTGTCACCGGGCCGGTGACGAGGTGGCACCGTGCTTGGCAGCCCTCCGGTGCTGGCGTAGAAACCATAACGGATTTGGGGAAGATCGTAGGGAAAATGGGGTCGGGGTGAGGGGAGGCGTGAGGACACGGTGGTGGCGTGTGGGGACGGCAGCGCTTGGGGCCTGCTTTGGGGACGGCGGCGTGTGGGGCCTGctctggggacggggacggcaCCGGTGGCACTGCCACCAAAGCTCGGTGGCCGGGGGACCCCCGTTAAAGACCCGTGAGGAGAATTTAGGGCTTGGCACCGGGACAAGGCCGGGGCCCGGTGGGTTTGGGGGCCCGGTGCGTGTCAGGGCCCCGTGGGTGACGGGACCCGGTGGGTTTGGGGTCGGTGTGGGGGCCCGGTGTGTGTCAGGTGCCCCGTGGGTGACGGGACCCGGTGGGTTTGGGGTCGGTGTGGGGGCCCGGTGCGTGTCAGGGCCCCGTGGGTGCGGGGCGGCCGTGGCGGCCCCGTGCCCGGTTCGGCAGGGCCGGTCCCGGTAAGGCCGAAcctgccgggccgggccggccgcgCCCCGGTAATGACGGGGTTGGCGGCGGAAACGCGGCCGGGGCCCGGCCTGGCCCCGAGGCCTCGGGCACCACCGGGGCGGCCTCGTCCCGgttggggcagggggtggtTGGGGGTTAATAACCGGGGGGGATGTGTTAATTACCGGAGGGGGGGTTAATTACCGGGGGGGGCTAATTGGGGGGGGAGGCACATAAAGAACGGGGGGACCACACGaggcggggggcaccggggcttGGTGGTGGCCCCGCCGCCACCagcgggggggtccccgccgcctccccgccctcccccccgttaattccccccccctccccgttcctccccccccccgcggctcgGTGACGTCACTGCTGACGCCGATCCGCCCCCTCAGCCGCCcgcgggcccggccgggccgtgacgcgcggggccgccgccgcttAACCCCTTCCCCGCCGCCTCAGTGCGGAACcggggaaggtggggggggggttaccggACACCGGGgccggtgtgtgtgtgtgtgcgtgctttgGGCGCGGGGCCTTTCCGCCGCCCGGTACCACCGGGACGCCCACGGTGTATGGGGGGGGGTACGGAGGGTGCTGGAGGGGGCGGaacgggggggcaccgggccgGGCTCGGTGCCCGGtggagggggggcggggggcggggcgagCACCGGGcaccggccccgccccctccctttGTGCCCGGGAATCCCGGCGGGGCGCGCGCGCGGCCCACGTGACCCGCCCCgctcttccccccccaccccccccacccccgccgccgccgccgcgcgcccCGCCATGACGTCATCCCAGGGGCCCTCGCGCTGTTGTGCCGTGTTCCCGCCGGTCGCCGCGGCAACGGCGGGGGCCAGGAGTGGGCGTGGCTCCGCCTCCCCGGGGCgggaaaggaagggggaaggaatgggggggggggggggggggaaggcagcccCGCCTCCCGCATGCAAATGTCGGCGGGCGAGGACGTCATCTGCAGCCAATGAGGGCGCGGCGCGGTGAGGTCACCGCGGCGGCGCCGCGTATATAAAGCGGCgcgggggccgcggcggcggcagACGCGTGTGTGCGCGCGCggaggagcggggccgcggccggtGCCACCGGCGCCTCCCCcgccctcccttccccctccctcaccccGAGCATCGATCCGCgacccccccgccacccccccacccccccccactttttttttttccccccccttccccaccccccccgccccgttccCCCGCAGCCGGGCGGGGGAGGAGGATGGAAACACCCTTCTACCATGATGATGTGTTGAGCGGCCTCGGCAGCGGCTTCGCCCCGTCCTCCGGCAGCAGCgggctcctcctgcccttccccgGCGGCAGCATGATGAAGAAGGACGCGCTCGGCCTGGCGCTGCCCGAGCAGGTGGCGGCGGCGCTGAAAGCACCGGGAGcaacggcggcggcggcgagcaCGGCGGGAGGCGaagcggcggccgccgccgggctgctgggctcggccgagctggggctgctgaagCTGGCGTCTCCCGAGCTGGAGCGGCTCATCATCCAGTCCAACGGGCTGGTGACCACCACGCCGACCAGCGGGCAGTTCCTCTACCCCAAGGCGGCCGCCTCCGAGGAGCAGGAGTTCGCCGAGGGCTTCGTCAAGGCGCTGGAGGACTTGCACAAGCAGAACCAgctgggcggcggcggcggcaccggaTCCGccgggggagcggcggcggtggcggcgggcggcggcgggagcggcggcggtggcggcggagGAGCCGGCGAGCTGCCCGCCGCCGGCCTGGCCCCGGAGCCCCCGGTGTACGCCAACCTCAGCAGCTACCCGGCCGTCAGCTACGCCGCCGAGCCCGGCCCGttcgccgccccgccgccccggctgccgcctccgccgccgctgAAGGACGAGCCGCAGATCGTGCCCGAGGTGCCGAGCTTCGGCGAGAGCCCGCCGCTGTCGCCCATCGACATGGACACGCAGGAGCGCATCAAGGCGGAGCGGAAGCGGCTGCGGAACCGCATCGCCGCCTCCAAGTGCCGCAAGAGGAAGCTGGAGCGCATCTCGcgcctggaggagaaggtgaAGAGCCTCAAGAGCCAGAACACGGAGCTGGCCTCGACCGCCAGCCTGCTCCGCGAGCAGGTGGCACAGCTCAAGCAGAAGGTGCTCAGCCACGTCAACAgcggctgccagctcctgccgcagcaccagcaccaggtGCCGGCCTACTGAGCCCGGCGCGGCACGGGCACGGACACCGGGGACACCCCAAGGACCCCACCGGGACCCCCGCGGACTGAGGGGAGAAGCCGGGGagaacctggggggggggccgccccgccATGGACTGAGGGGACCGATGGACTGAGGAGTCCCCGCACGGACTGAGGGGCTCCGGGGGGGTGCCccgttttcttttaaaaaaaaaaaaaaagaaaaacaaaacccgaGAGAACTGAGGGGGGGCCTTGGATCGGTACCGGGGCGAGGACTGAGAGCGGGGCCCCCGGTTGCCCCGTGAGGCCTCGGCCCCGCCGCAGGCCCCGCGTCCGCCACATTCCAGTGAGGCCCCAGTAAAGCTCGGCGCCGGAGCTGCTTCTCGCTGTCTGCTTCGCCTCGGGGGACCGGGGAagggttattgggggggggaaaaatggggattttgggggttctgggggtggtggtggagagggggcaccgggagggagGCGGGGGCGGAACGGCGGGGCCTGCGGCGCGGGCAGGAAGCGGCGCGGCCGGCTGCCATCTTGGGGCGGGGGGAAgatgtggggctgtgctgggggaaaaaggggggaaaaacgggggaaatggggctggggagggggtgggggggcgctggggtcctggggtgggggaagatTGGGAGGGGGGATTGGGGCTtggaggggggagaaggggggccTTGGGGGTCCCCTTGGGGGGGTTTTGaaggccttgggggggggggttgagggctTTGGGGGCCCtccggggcaggcaggggggtcctggaggttgggggggggggggctgggttTGTTGTGGGTTTGGCAGGGGGGTCTTGGGTGTTGGAGGGGGCTTCTGGGGGTGCCGGTggatgttgggggggggttcatgaggtgtggggggggacacagctaCTTGTGGCTCTGTCCTGCAGACCCCTGGGGGGTCGCTAACCCCCCCACGCTGTTCtgctggggttgtcctcttgGTTCCCCCCCACAGCCTGGGGTGGGTGACGAGCTGGCCCCAGCGGGtaggggaggttttgggggggctctgtgctgggatcaccccattcccccccccccgaaccccccatCGGGAcggagcaggggctgagccgCGGCTCCTACCCCCGCAGCTCTCCGTGCCCACACCTGGCTGAGGCCGTGCCAGCTCTCGGCCCTCTGCCACTCGTCCCAGCACCAGGATCCTTTTTGGCAGCGTCCTGGGGCCCCGATtccccccctcccaaatcccccccccccgccccgttccTCTCCTGGGGCGAGCcacctccccgccgccgccagccttcgcttcctgctcctcctcctcctcctccgccccgTCCCCAACCTGCGAGCCCTGGCCTGGCCCCAGCACCCGTCCCACAGCAATatgtccccagccccgcttGTCCCGGTGTAATTTTCCCCCTTCCcagggcaggatccggcccctgacccccctgtgcagggctgggagcaacCCCAGGGGCCGTgaccgtgcctcagtttccccagctggcTTTTTGGGGCGCAGCCCTTCACCGGGAGGTGACGGCAGCTCTCCCGGGACCATTTGGGGACAAGTGCCAAGCTGCTGGAGCCCCGGCAGGAGGTGGGGACCTGttccgagccgtgccgtgccaatACGGGAACATCCCAGTCCCCAGGGGGTCGGGGCAGGGCCCGGCACGCTGTGGCTGTGCCGTGGGGAGCGCGGCCTCCCCGGGGGACCCGCGGTGCcgaggctgctggctgcagtttGCCGGGAGGAAGCGGCCCCGTCccggccgtgccgtgccccAGACGTGCTGCTCCGGCACGGGGCGTCCGCCTGGCACCACGGCAGAGCCTGCGCGGCGCCACGGCCGCCTCCTGCAGCAGGTACGGGGTCTCCCACGTCCATACATACCCCCGTCCCTGTGCTTCATGTCCCCGTGTTCCCACGTCCTCATGTCCACgagtccctgtgtccccagatCTCTCTGTCTGCATGTCCCCACATTGCTggtccccatatccccacagCCCCATGCCCCTGTGTCCTCATACCCCCATGCTCCCGTGTCCCCAGGTCCCATATCctcgtgtccccgtgtccccacatccccatcctcCTGTGTCCCCAGGTCCCACATCCTCGTGTCgctgtgtccccacgtccccacacTGCTGGTCCCCAAGTCCCCGCAACCCCAtgcccctgtgtccccaggtccccatgctcccctgtccccatgtcccacatCCTcgtgtccccaagtccccatgCTCCTGTGTCCCCACGCCctgcatccccatgtccccatgtccccccatccccatgtcccccagtcctgtccccaagcccccattctcccctgtccccatgtccccccatccccctgcccgtgtccccctgccccgtgtcccctccccgtgtcccgCCGCTCCGTGTCCGCCCAAGGCTGCGGGACCCCGAgttggggaaactgaggcacggggaggcggcgggggtgggggggggacggacccGGTGCTGCGGGGCGGCCCGGGACCGGCAGGGGGCGCCGccgtccccccaccccggggcgGATAaaggcggcggcgggaggcggcggagggggAACCGGGAACCGGGAACCGGGAACCGGGAACCGGGaaccggcggcggggcccggggcggcggcagcagcggcggcaTGGCCCGGGGCGAGCTCcgcctgctgctctgctgcgccgctgccctgctggctgcaggtaccggggcaccgggcaccggcaccgggtgGGATTGGGCATCCCGGGGGCACCGGGTGATGGGGAACCCCCGGGAcaccgggacggggggggctggggggcgcgggggggggcgcggtgCAGCGGGTGGGCTGCGTGCGGCGGGGGCACCGTGCGGGGTTCGTGGgcagggggtgtggggagggtgCGGGTGGGCTGCGGGTGTCCCCCCGATTTGAAGGGTaccggggggggctctgccccgctcagcccggccccggggctcgcAGCGGGGCAAGGTCCAACCCTACCgggggcaggatgcggccccagTGCTGCCAAACCCGCTGGGCTGGCCGGTGTGTGCGGGGACACGGGTGCCTCGGCACGGCTGGTGGGGGGCTTCGGGGGCCGAGCCCCCACCCAGGACGCGTGGCCGGCACCCACGTCCACGCTGCGTGACATCCCCGTGTCCTCGTGTGTGTCCCTTCTCCAGGGGACAGCAAAACCCCCGCTGCGTGGCCTGGGAACGGCCCGTcccggggggctttggggacccCTTGGTGGGGGTCACACCTGGGGGCCAGCTCTGtccgctggggctgggctgcgcTGGCCCCACTCCTCCCCTTGTGCAAACAGCAGTGGGGTGGACAagggtgctgctggcactgcccTGCCCTGAAAATGTGGCACAAGGGCTGGGCTGGCACGTCCCGTCCCGTGCTGCCGTGTCCCTGCCGCGGCCACCACGGCACTGCTCTGCTCGTCCCCAACGCCACCAAGCCCGTGATGCGATGCCTTCAGAGGCTCCAGCCCTACCCAGGCCTGGATTTTGGGGATCAGATATTAATTAAACCCTCGTTTTGTGCTCCTCTGTGCCTGATAAACCCACCTGGAGAATGAGCTGGGGCGAGCGCCGCTATCCCCCCcaagccctgcctgctccccccCGAGCCCTGCGGCGTCCCTGCTGCCCAGCTCTCTCCTCCACGCCGTAGGGATTGAGCCTGCCACAATTAGCACCAGCCCAGCACCGCACACCTCGGGAATGACAGCGTCACGGTCCGGGGCCAGCTCACTCACGGCTGTCACCGCGGGGGGACACAACGCATCCTCAGCCGGCTCCTCTGCGTCGACCATCGTGGGGACAACCTGGCTGGGGACGTTGCACCCGGACACGTCCGCTCCGCTCAGCAAAGGGAACACGACAGCACACACGTCGccacccagcccggccccggcttCCTCCCTACCCAGGAgcccaaaagcagcagcagcatccactCCTCCGACCGTGACACCGGGCTCGCCGACAACGACCCCAGCTCCAGCCACGTCGGTGCCACCCACCACGACCGCGGGGGCCGACACGAACACGTCCCTGCCCAGCTCGACCCCAGCACCAAGCCCGTCCTCGTTGGGGCCCTCCGAGCCCgttcctgctcccagctctcctgctgcGCCCACCGtgagccctgctcccagcacagcgccagcccccggccccagcaACGCctcggcccccagccccagcacagcgccagcccccggccccagcaACGCCtcggcccccggccccagcacagcaccagccaccagccccagcacagcacccgtCATCGGCACCAGCCTTGGGGCTGGCCCCTCAGGTGAGGGGGAAGCCCCCCGGTGCAGgcagggtggggtggggggggggtctgcacCATGCGCTGGGTGTTGTGCCCTCCCACGCCGTGCACCACGGGGACTGGATGCGCTCCGGTGCACCAAGGGAGCCCTGAGCCACTGGGTGCCAccaggtgtccctgtccccgccCCGGAGCTCCCATGGCTTGGGGGCTGCGCTTGCAGGGGGGCTGTGAGGTGCAGGTCCCTGGAGGGGTGCCCAGAGCCCTCTGACCCCTTAGGGCTGCCCCAAATCTCTCCACATTCCCCTTTCTCCATGGTGTTTTTGGGCCACGGTGGGTGAGAAGGTCCCGCGCTGGTCCCCACTGGGGGGAGGTGACAGGGGGGAGCTGGGTGCAGGGTGACCCATCAGGGCTGCGTGCCAGGGGGTAACGGGGTGCCCGTTTCGCCCCCACAGCGCAGCCCCCCACCAAACCCAACCCCGGCCTGGTCGTCATCATCTGCCTCTTCGTCGCGGTGCTGGTGGGGGCCACGGCGCTGCTGCTGGTGCGGCTGTGCCGCTGCGGGACCCCCGGCTTCCAGCGGCTGGACGAGGTGCCCATGGTGTGTGGGGGgcttgcggggggggggggggggggcacggggggctgcgggcgctcACCCcactctttctcctccccagaGCAAGGTGTCGGAGGGCTTCCCCTTcgcccagcacccccccagATGACCCCACGCTGACGAATAAAGAAGCTGCTGCCTTGACTCTGCTTTCCCGTCTGCGCTGCGCTCTGCACCCCACGGGTGCCAAATCccaaggggcgggggggggggggggaagccccGAGAGTTTCAGGGGTCCCTTGTgccaggctgggctggaggtCCCGGGCCAGGGGGGCATGGGGTGGGGGagctcagggtgctgggggccgcgcagccccccccggagggggtgggatgggagggagggagcgagcGGCCAGGCACGCACGCCGCCTTCCTTCTGCTCCGCTGCACTCGGCGGGGGCCGCGGCACGCTCCGGTaaggggctgcgggggtgggggggggggcacggggtttggggaggggggggacacacggacCCTGCAATAGGGGAGGGGGCAGCACCCCCAAAatggggctgggcagggtgggggcacagccctgggaaagggataaggggggggggtgcaggtgGCACCCATGGAGGAGCTTCTGGGGGCGGTGGgtgccgtggggggggggggacgctgATCATTAacgcggtgccggggggggggggggtcgcggcCCAGCGGATGCTCCaagctgggggggctgcggccacCCCCGTAGCCTCAGGCCTTTGTCCCCGCGGGTGGCCCTGTGCTCCCTCCCCGGGGACACCGGAGCTGGGGGGCAGCcagggaccgggggggggcgcgggagggggggggctgaaaCCCGAGGCGCTGAGGCTGAGCCCCATCAATCACGGGCACCACGCAAAATGtgagcggccccggggggggcggggggggagccagccgcttccccccccaccccaccggggcgccccggtgctgccggagcccccccccaggctcagctccccccccccaaaaaagggaccATGCGACGGAGCCGGACGGCGCTGCCCTTCCTGAGCGCGGAGGTGAGACCGGGGCCGGTAccgggcacggggaggggggcaccggcaccgggtttttttttggggggggggggggggtgggttgaGATGTGGCCCCCCCCGGTGGGAGAGCCCCAGCGCCTGGCCCCCGGGGCGGCAATAACCGGGCTGGCGGCGCTCGGCGGGAGTTAATTAGCCCCGTAATGGGCGGTTAATTATTATTCGCCCCTGCGTAATTACGCACCGGCTCCGGGGGATTTTCCAGCGGgattccgggggggggggggggggaggcggcgggggtgtcccgggggctccgtgtgccccccccgctTTGTGCACCGGAGCCCGGTGAgggcgtgggggggggtccggtaacacccccagcccccccccccaatcgTTGCAGTTTGGGGTCCACGCGGCTCCCGGTGCCGcggatggggagggggtggggaaCCGGACACCGGGGCACAGCACCACGGAGAGTTCCCCCGGTACCGgcggttttggggggggggcccctcacctccccccacacacacacacaccctcaTCCCGGTGTCCCCGCAGCGCTGCCGCGACGCCGCCGAGGCCGCCCCgtcgggaccgggaccgggaccgggagcggggccggtgTCGGGCGCCGTTCGCCGCCGTTTCTCCGGGaccccgctgctgccgccgctggGCTGCCGGGGGGCGGAAAGCGACCCCCCCCGCGTGGTGTTCACCATCGAGGAGAGCGGCCCCAGCAGCGGCGACGAGGCCGAGCCCCCCCGGTAAGGGCGCGGCGGGAGGCGGCTCCGGTACCGGGGGGTGGCCGAGCCTCAGCTCCGCGCccccagcggggccggggaggtaacgggggggtgggggggggtatgggagGGTTACCGGGGACCGGGGATGGCCGGGGGGAGGGTCGCGGTGCCGGTGGTTTCAGCACCGGGCAGCGGACAGCGGCCCCCGGGGCACCGGAGCCGGCACCGGGGCTGCGGGTCCGTCCCTCCCGGGGCGTGGGGTGGGGACAGGaggctgggcacagccctggggatgtgtccccgtccccgccacctccgtccccatccctgtccctgtcctccccgtccccatccttGTGACCCGGTCCCCATCCCCGCCACCTCTGTCCCT is from Anser cygnoides isolate HZ-2024a breed goose chromosome 27, Taihu_goose_T2T_genome, whole genome shotgun sequence and encodes:
- the JUND gene encoding transcription factor JunD, with the protein product METPFYHDDVLSGLGSGFAPSSGSSGLLLPFPGGSMMKKDALGLALPEQVAAALKAPGATAAAASTAGGEAAAAAGLLGSAELGLLKLASPELERLIIQSNGLVTTTPTSGQFLYPKAAASEEQEFAEGFVKALEDLHKQNQLGGGGGTGSAGGAAAVAAGGGGSGGGGGGGAGELPAAGLAPEPPVYANLSSYPAVSYAAEPGPFAAPPPRLPPPPPLKDEPQIVPEVPSFGESPPLSPIDMDTQERIKAERKRLRNRIAASKCRKRKLERISRLEEKVKSLKSQNTELASTASLLREQVAQLKQKVLSHVNSGCQLLPQHQHQVPAY
- the CIST1 gene encoding uncharacterized homolog isoform X1, which encodes MSHILVSPSPHAPVSPRPASPCPHVPPSPCPPVLSPSPHSPLSPCPPIPLPVSPCPVSPPRVPPLRVRPRLRDPELGKLRHGEAAGVGGGRTRCCGAARDRQGAPPSPHPGADKGGGGRRRRGNREPGTGNREPGTGGGARGGGSSGGMARGELRLLLCCAAALLAAGIEPATISTSPAPHTSGMTASRSGASSLTAVTAGGHNASSAGSSASTIVGTTWLGTLHPDTSAPLSKGNTTAHTSPPSPAPASSLPRSPKAAAASTPPTVTPGSPTTTPAPATSVPPTTTAGADTNTSLPSSTPAPSPSSLGPSEPVPAPSSPAAPTVSPAPSTAPAPGPSNASAPSPSTAPAPGPSNASAPGPSTAPATSPSTAPVIGTSLGAGPSAQPPTKPNPGLVVIICLFVAVLVGATALLLVRLCRCGTPGFQRLDESKVSEGFPFAQHPPR
- the CIST1 gene encoding uncharacterized homolog isoform X2, whose translation is MSHILVSPSPHAPVSPRPASPCPHVPPSPCPPVLSPSPHSPLSPCPPIPLPVSPCPVSPPRVPPLRVRPRLRDPELGKLRHGEAAGVGGGRTRCCGAARDRQGAPPSPHPGADKGGGGRRRRGNREPGTGNREPGTGGGARGGGSSGGMARGELRLLLCCAAALLAAGIEPATISTSPAPHTSGMTASRSGASSLTAVTAGGHNASSAGSSASTIVGTTWLGTLHPDTSAPLSKGNTTAHTSPPSPAPASSLPRSPKAAAASTPPTVTPGSPTTTPAPATSVPPTTTAGADTNTSLPSSTPAPSPSSLGPSEPVPAPSSPAAPTVSPAPSTAPAPGPSNASAPSPSTAPAPGPSNASAPGPSTAPATSPSTAPVIGTSLGAGPSAQPPTKPNPGLVVIICLFVAVLVGATALLLVRLCRCGTPGFQRLDEVPMSKVSEGFPFAQHPPR
- the CIST1 gene encoding uncharacterized homolog isoform X3, translated to MTASRSGASSLTAVTAGGHNASSAGSSASTIVGTTWLGTLHPDTSAPLSKGNTTAHTSPPSPAPASSLPRSPKAAAASTPPTVTPGSPTTTPAPATSVPPTTTAGADTNTSLPSSTPAPSPSSLGPSEPVPAPSSPAAPTVSPAPSTAPAPGPSNASAPSPSTAPAPGPSNASAPGPSTAPATSPSTAPVIGTSLGAGPSAQPPTKPNPGLVVIICLFVAVLVGATALLLVRLCRCGTPGFQRLDEVPMSKVSEGFPFAQHPPR